The Chryseobacterium indologenes genomic sequence GTCTTGTTATATCCATACTTCCCTGAGCATTAAGATGCCTGTGAGGAAGGTAGTCGCCTTCATAGATTAACATTTCACCATCCAAGAGGTAAATCTCAGATTCATAGCTTGGATCAAATGTTGGAGTACCCCAACGTGTATCCAATGTGATACCTGAAATTCCAGTAATATCCCAACCTTCACCCATCCAGCCATTTCCTTTGCTACTGTTATAGGTAATGTTCAATTGCGGCTGCATTCCATTGGTTCCTGCCGGAATTTGAATTGGATAGGAAATGGCAGCATCACCTTTCTGATTTGCTGTTGGCGGTGCCATCAGCTGTACGCCTGAAGTCGGATCAGCAGATTTCAATCCACTGATAGAAGTTGGCGCAAAAGAATTGATTGTTGGTGATTCGGGTACGGAGATTATACCATTTATATAATCATTATCCTGTCCCGCATTGAAAACGACAAGTTTTAACTTTTCGTCAACAACGGCTGATGGTTCAATTTTCCATTGTTTATTACTATAATCAAAGTAAAAAATTCGAATATCTTTAGGAGAAGTTTGCCCTAATTTCCTTTCATCATAAGGCATTGAAACTTTAAGCTTTTTACTTAAGCTTCCAGATTCAAGGGATATTCTATATGCCGAATTATTGGGCGTAACATTTTTAATTCCCTGAGTTGTTGAAGGAAAATCCTTATCACGTAGTTTCTGCAGTTTTATCAGTGCAGATTCCGAGGTTCCTTTCTCAACATTGACATTTAAGTGCTCATAACTTAAATCATAAGTTTGCCCATTTAAAATTTCCAGTGTTTTAGGAGTGTAATTATCCCTGCCGACTATCTTGAAAGATTTTACAGCTTCCGGAATTTTAAGTGTCCTGATTTGATTTCCATGATGAACGGTATATGTTCCATTTCGATTGTCCTGTTCTGAGAGATCAATTAGTTTCTCAAATTCCTTTCCGTTATTCTCAACAGTCTCATTATTGATTTTTAAACTTTGTGATTTCTTGGAATATCCTCGGACATAAAGTTTATTTGAAGAAAGTATGCTGCTGATTTTTAGATCATCAGATAAATCAGGATCAGAAGAAAACACTATCCTTAAATTCTTGATCTTATATTTAATGCCAGCGGATGGTGGGGTAAATAATATAGTATTATTGCCACTTTTTAAAAGATCAATATTGAATTCCTCTTTCTGGTGGCTCCAATCCGCATTAGGTCGAATAACTTCTCCGCCTATAGCAATATCATGATTGATAGATCTTGATACAGATTTATAATCATCAAGGCCAAAAAGATCATACTCCAAAAATGCAGTTTTTGATCTGTCAATTTTCCCTTCTATCTGAATGTTAAAGAAATTATCAGAAATATTATCTGTCTCTTTTTCAGAGAAAGTTCCGATAGTTCCCTGATTTTCGTCAGCATCAAAAGCATCAATAACTGAATTTCGGTCGATGTTTTCATCAGTTACTTTATTGCTTTCAAAAATTTCTGTTGATGGCTTTTCCCAATTTTGATTTAGTGGTTGGGAAAGCGAATGTTCTGCTTTTTCCTCTGGCGGATCTTTTGCATCCGTAGAAGATGGTTTGTTACCAAGATTTAATTTAGTCATTAAATCCTGTTTAAGCATGCGTACCTTTTGCCTATCATCTTTATCAAAACTTGCGAATACAAGCATACAGGTAAAGAAAAGCACAAAGAGACACGACTTCTTACTAGGAAGTTTGTGTAAATCGATTCTCATGGTGTTATTATTCTACGATTAATTTGAAAGTTTTAATGATTTTCCCATTCTGCGTGAGATTAATCAGGTATGAACTCTGGGTTGGTAACTGGTTCACATAATGATTGGAGTTCCTGTCAACTTTATCCAACGCGACCAATCTACCTGCGCCGTCATATATAGAAACCGTTAAATTTTCCATTGGCGGAAAACGTAAAGTAAAATTCTGTCCTTTCTTAACTGGATTCGGGTATAGGACAATTTTTTCAAGATCAAGGGAAAGGTTATTAGGATCAAGAGCTTTATTGATAACTGTTTCGTCCTTTTCCTTGATATCTTTGGTAGGACTTATAGCAAATGTAAAAAGTGCGGAATCACCTGTTTCATCATCTTTAATAAAGTCCACTTTGTTGAAAAAAATATAATTGTCCGTTTCTATCCCTTGAATCTTTCTTGTGTCCCCAGCAGTATTGGTTATTAAAAGCCAATATATTGTGGGTAAAGATCTGGGATTTAAGATTGATTTTTCGATTCTTAGGGAATAACCGGATTTTTGGACCTTAGAGCCTAAAAGATTTATTTGCCAATTGCGGTTCAATTTCGAAAAATTTCCCTCCTGAGATAAGTTGAGGTCTTTATCGTCATCGGACCAAAGGATAAATTCATTGTTGTTTAATAGCGACGAGTTTTCCGCATTGGTTCGTTTGATTTCATTTAACCCTATGGTCAGGATTCGATCTTCAATATTGGTTGACTGTTTTTGGTAAAGCTCATTTCCATCATCCCTGCCCATTCCAGTTAACCTGGTCTTAAAGTTTCTGTGTTTGTCGGGGTCCCAAATAACAGTTCCTTCACTATTATAATATTTTGAATTGTCTAATGAGATTCCATATTTTATCGAAAGATAAGAGTGGATATTATTCAATTCTTTTTGTGTGGCCCTTCTTGGATAAAAAATCATTTCATGAAGGTTCTGGTCGGATAATTTAATATTAAGGCTATCAGTTTTACCTTTTGCCCGATCAGGACTGCTCATATAACTAAAAATACTTGGCCGCTTTTTTAATTCTATATCATTCTTTTCCCCTTTCTGGTAACGGTTATTTGAAAGTGCGACATTTTTTTCGGGATTATCCCATATCAATTCATTCGCTTTGGCAGTATGAACAAGACTGAGTGTGTGACTTTTATTCTTACTATACCTGATAAATTTTTTGACGACTTTATCTTTTATTCCACAATGGAAGTTCAAAAGATTTTCGTCCTTACATTTGAGAGCGTCTCTTGAATGAGGATCTATTTTTTCCCAAATTTGAGTTTCCCCGGAAATTAATTGGGAAAATGCTAATTGGGAACCTAAAAGAAACGCACAGAGCATGACTCTTGAAAAATCAATTCTTTTCATAGGCTATAAAATGTTTTTTGGTTAGTGCCAGGAAACCTATGAAAATAAAGATCCATGCATCTTATTATTATAAGATACGTTTAGAAATAATCAACATCTGGTTTCTTAGCGGTATTCTGGCAATATTATAAAAAAAATCGATACACGGTATGGGGGAAAACCCCATATTTTTAATGGGTGTTTTCACGGTATCAAGTTGAGATATAGACTTTTAAATTTTAATAGGAATGAAATGTATTAAAAAAGCTTATGATTTAGGGAGTTGATGCTTAAAAAAGAATGAGCGTCCAACATAGTAAATTTTCAACATCTATACAGGTCTTACTTTTACGTGTTTCCGTAAGGAATTATCGATTTTATAGCCGATAGCGTAATGAAATTGCCCTCCATATATCTTTTGCAAGTTCCTGATCCGCATCTGAGTTTTCAAAATACCAAGTTTTGTCTCTCTTAAGAAGTT encodes the following:
- a CDS encoding T9SS type A sorting domain-containing protein, with product MKRIDFSRVMLCAFLLGSQLAFSQLISGETQIWEKIDPHSRDALKCKDENLLNFHCGIKDKVVKKFIRYSKNKSHTLSLVHTAKANELIWDNPEKNVALSNNRYQKGEKNDIELKKRPSIFSYMSSPDRAKGKTDSLNIKLSDQNLHEMIFYPRRATQKELNNIHSYLSIKYGISLDNSKYYNSEGTVIWDPDKHRNFKTRLTGMGRDDGNELYQKQSTNIEDRILTIGLNEIKRTNAENSSLLNNNEFILWSDDDKDLNLSQEGNFSKLNRNWQINLLGSKVQKSGYSLRIEKSILNPRSLPTIYWLLITNTAGDTRKIQGIETDNYIFFNKVDFIKDDETGDSALFTFAISPTKDIKEKDETVINKALDPNNLSLDLEKIVLYPNPVKKGQNFTLRFPPMENLTVSIYDGAGRLVALDKVDRNSNHYVNQLPTQSSYLINLTQNGKIIKTFKLIVE